From the Candida dubliniensis CD36 chromosome 2, complete sequence genome, the window atGTAACCCACTATAGAagagaattattaattatcaTTTTATGTGTTAGATCCATTTTGAAACCGGGAACGATAATGAAAAGTATAATGAAAGTACTAAAGATATACTCAATATccttatatttatatatccACAAACTCACACATATATATCTTGGAcatggttttttttttgcattgTATTGagaattatattatatgaAAGGGATATATCCTAATTGGTGATAAtgaaagagagaaaaaaaaaaaagaagtgaTTAGAACAAAGCCATATTTTATATCTATGGTGAAATGTTTTATAGACAATTTGCAAATTCTTGTTACTGGTGGGATTTATCAAAGCAAAATACTAATGTACATGATGGATGTGTGGTAATATTTGgatataattttattacaaaggtattcttgtttttttttttatttttcatgTTTTCATGGTTTTATTGGTTTCAgtatcattaatattattattagaaatcttttatattttgttgatttaccaagaaaagaatactTTTTCCCCTTTGCACCCCCCCGTCGATTCTCAATAATTGATCTATAAAACAttttataatgataattattttcCTTGCTTGCCTCCTCCAATTCATTCCTGTTGATTAATTTCgattattaccattattcaTCGCCATTATTagtacttttttttttattttatttggttACTTtaatctttttgttttacatatatatatgcaTACATacttgtatatatatatcgattaataatttgtttagcGAGTTTTACTTCGTTTTTGTCTTTGTTAAATATATTTCCgtttgattttaaatttgttaaaaataatatatatatagttttAAACCCTTTTTCgttctttatatttttataaatatatatttgtataTTAGTTTGATACCATTCAGAAAGTCTAATATGTTAAGTTAAAACCCTACCTACCTGTTATTGTTAAATCAAGTCTTTCTAAACTATAGTTTCTATATATTCCCATAATTCATTGACCAAACTTTCAGCATCTTCATCTAATACTTGtatcaattcatcaattaattcttgtttattattaagatTGAAAGTTTCAagattttcattaattacttgaatcaaaaattCATCTTTTATACCAAGTGAATTCTCaaccaattcaataattttctCTTGTAATGATTGTTTAAtcgatgatgataattcaacaataatgatttcttttGAAGGTTTAGATTTTTTATGTACTGGTTCATCAGCAGTGGTGTTACTTGTTGATTTAGATGGTTCAACCGTTGCCccagttgttgttgttgttgttgttgattctgATGCAGCAGCAGTAGCAGTTGATGACTTTGTCTTGGCAGCAACTTCTCCACCATTCTTTTTAATCTCTTCAAGTTCTTGTTTCACATCTTCAGCATCCTTTGTTTCTTCCAATGATCTCTTTTGTGATCTCATTCTTAAATAATCACTATAATTATGAATATATAAATGAGCTAATCCATTagtttgataatttttcaaattatcgatatattttaatttattatcaattaaatcagaTTCATAATTTTGTAAAGATCTCAATTTATTAGttaatttaatatattcatcatgttgattattttgaaatgatttcaatttcttaatatattcatcatttaatttattacgTTCTTCATTAGcaataaattcttcatATTCTTTATCATTCATATCCCCATATTCATCTCGATACGATACTTTATGAGGGATTTTAAACCCAGCACCAGTTTTACTTGTGGTgcctgttgttgttatacCATCAGGAGAATTCTCGGAAGTTTCTTTAATACCTTCAAATAgttcttttaatttattcttggttttgattctttccatttcaatttctttcttttgttgttctttttcaatcaataacATTCTTGATCgaaatttaattatatctttaatgatattttctttcataTTATTAggaatatcaattaaatcattattatccaCTTTATAATTACTATAAGAATCTAAAACTTGATCTAAATCTTCTGTCCCCGAATTCTTTTTACCTTTGGTataatttattggattattaattattaaactTATTTTCGCCTTTAAATTATCAGTGATTTTACTAGGTTCAACATGCATTAACGAAGTgtctttgttgttattcaaatattcatcaactttatcattagtaataatagaaaCTTTAGGAATCAATTGAgatatataattattataagtTAATAAAAAccatttcaaatcaattaattgatcaaattttataaatattagttttaaatcaattaattcatgattaataaatgaCCATACAAATGGTTTCGAATTCATTAACATTTTTAacaattgttcaattaaatttattttcaaattattaggAAATCGattgattataattgttgttaattgattttgaaaattttctGGTTTTAGTTTATCTATAGAAACATATAATTTCACAtcttcaacaatatcatcaattccTTCAACAATGTTCCctccattattattatcatcatctttaaaCAGGAGGGTATTATTTGtgttttcatcatcattggattttttggttttattgaTTCGAGTTTCATTTGTTTTAGTTTGGATTTTAGTATTgttcaaatcaattaaattcgAAACATCGatggatttgaaaattggaatttgataattcaacTGTGGTTTGATAATTGATGTGGTTGATCCATTAGGATCAAGTATAGATATAAGATCCGAGTTTGTTGACTCTGCAAGGCTATAAGGATTGACATATtctatattattatcatcagtCGTCATATTTGAAGTAAGTTGGAGGCTGTGGATACAAGGATGGTTATGTTTATAAAAGTGATGCATGAAAAATctgtttcaattttcatctttgaaaaaaaaaaaaaaaataaaacaaaaaaattacacACTCAAAATCAtcccaaaaagaaatatcaaACCAACTTTCAATCAACAAACCAACATATATGTCAGTTACAAATTTACCAAAAGATTTGGAGTCACAGACTATCACACTATTTAGTAAATCATCAGCgatttcaaaattacaacaagaagTAAATTCCAATCCTAATAACCTCCAGAAATggaatcaattgtttaccgaattgaataaattaattgacaCCTCCACTACTGATactgataatgatgaattgaaaaaagacaTTCATAACAGTTATAAGGCATTATTGTCTCGATTTCCTTATTTGACAGAGTATTGGAAGAAATGGCAACTGGTagaatcaaaattaaatggTGAGGAGACTTCACAAGATATTTTACGAATGGCTGTTGAAAATTATCCAAATTCCATATCATTATGGTGTCAATATTTaacatcaatattaattaacGGGAAAGATAAAACTGATACAGCAGAATTGTTTCGGAATCTTTATAAACAAGCATTAATTCATAATGGATATGATTTCAATTCCCATCCTATTTGGAATATGgcaattgaatttgaaactaAGCAACTGAAACAAAGTAAAGAATTACttgaattatatttacGAGTTATTAAAATCCCATTATATCAATATGCTCAATgttataatcaattttccgagattaataaacaatttgatattcaacaaattataACGTCATCggatcaattgaatcaatatgTGAAGgaatttggaaaaaatcAACTTGAGGATTTATCTTTACTTGAAAGacatcaaataattgatgatttcaCCGCAAGTATATTTAGTAATACTCAAAAGAGAGTCAATAAGAATTGGCAATTTGAATCCTTATTAGAAACACAAGAATTTACTTTAAAAGTGGGCAGtgataatagtaatattgctaaagaaaaacaaatctggattaattatttacaacaagaaattgatacGTATTGGACAGACCCCAACAAGGACgatcaatttgaattagTTTGTAATTTATTCCATCGTTGTTTAATTCCTAATTGTTATGATTCGGAAATATGGTTGAAATATCTTGAATTTATAAGTAATCTGAATTTACCTAAgcaagaaaaatttgataaacaacaagaaatttatatcaatattaatgcTAAATTGATTCCAttagataataatgaaaccAGATTGAAATatgttgaattattaattgatcatgaaaagaatcaagaagccaatgaatatttatttaattggaTGAAATTATTTAGTGGAGGGtccaaaaaatattataaatcatcatatttacaaataactaaagaattatttagtttatggataaaattattagacCATCGAGagtttataattattgctgaatcaatgataaataagtatttcaatattcatgaaaagcaacaaaagaaagacaaaGATGAGGTAAATACCAAAACAACTCCAAATACAGAACAAAACCCAAATCTTTCTAAACTTGAATTGACAGAATCATTAATTACACTGGTGATAAGTTTTCTTAATGATGAATCAATATGTATACTTACAGTATTATATttacaacaactacaattacaacaacaagaacagcAACAATCTgaaacaatcaaaattcgaaaatttttcaataaatttaatcatgaaaaatgttttaaaacttctattcaattttggaaattttatttccaatttgaattaaGCAATAATCattggaaaaatttaaaatctttaatcaatcatattaaatttaatactcaattaccaaaaattattattgattcatttattgaatggatgaatgaaatttctaatgataatttaataaattttttgaaattaaatgatgGAAGATCAGATGAAACTATAATTATGAAAGATTtagaaatttcaaattcaatattttataataaaaCTACAATTAAAAGACACgcaatgaaaaataattatatccttatcaataacaataacaataacaataacaataacaatattgATAAGAAACGAAATAGTAATGGCAGTGAAGAGGAATTTTTACGTTTGACAAGTAAACAAATAGGTCATCCAGGAATATTCATTGATGTTGTACCTCAAATCACAAATCGATTAATGcttgataataatggtatTGATCTTACTCAAGAAAATTTATCAGTACCGCCATTACCTGTATTTAAAAATGTGGAGAAAGCTTCTCAACCGATAAAATATCCATCTACTACTACTCAAACTCGTTAAAGTACTTATtctacatatatatatatacatagGTAATTATAATCTTAAATCTCATCACTTTGACGACCAATTACCATTAAACCAGGTCTAATTCTTGCCTTTGAAGTACATCTATTATCACCATATACTTCAATAATCTTTAATTGTGGACAGCTTTCAccaatcaaaaataaaagttcattatcaatagcTCGTACAAACCCCAGATCCAAATATGTCAACAATGGGAGTTTAATATGATTATAATATTCAAcatctttttcttgacTCTCTTCCATTTGTTGAAGTAATCTCTTTTTAAATTGATGCAGATCTTCCGTGAAAACTTGACTTAGAAAATCTTTCGTTAATAAATCCAATGAATTAATACTCAATTCAACTAATGTATGACCCGAATGTTTCAATAACTCATAAATGGCTTTATCACCTAATCCAATACATTTTGTAAGATAAACTTCTAATAATCCTCCAACATTGACTTTCAGATACTCTTTAAAAGCTTGAGCAAATCCTTCATCACTAATTTGATCTAAATTTTGAATAGATAAATGAGTCAAATTTGGACAAAATTGGGCAATaccatcaattaaaaatttctcGGTTAAATCAGAACAACCATCAAGATTCAATGACACTAAAGTGTCACCAGTAATAGAAAGGATACTAATAATCAAGTCATCATTGATCAATTCTTCACTTTCTGGGTATGAGATCTCTAAATGAGTCAATTTCGATGGCAGTAAAAAATGAGGAATCATTCCATATACATCAGCAGCATTCAAACCATCTAATCGAGACAATTTCAATGACGTCAAGTTTCTTCCAGCATTGGTTAATAAACtaattaatgaatcattTCCAAATCGATGAGTATTACGAACCTCAAATTTAGTTAATCGACTACCAGCTTCTTCGAAATAATCTTGCCACATTACATCACTAATTAAAAATGGCCCATTCAATGATAATTCTGTCAATTTAGTTAATTGGGATGCAAAATATTGTAAATTGTCATTATGAAATTGTCCACACATAAATAATGTCAACGATTCCAATTGAGGACAATATGAAGCTATCTTATTTAAAGAATCAGACGCGACATTGGAACAATCCCAAAATTGTAAACTTTTCAAATCTGGAgacaaaaataatgaaatggTTTTATCATTTAGTGAACGATTCTTAGATAGAATCATGGAAATTCtattcatattcatttgTCCAATATCACCCAATacatcaacatcttcaatattctcagtgatttttttaatacAAACATCTTGTAATTTAGGAATTCGAACATCagttttatttaataatgcCTGAGCCACTCTTTTCCTCTTTTTACGAGCATTCATTTGGTTCATTTTAGCTTTCCGTTCTCTTGccttcaataattgattacATGAATTACATAGATACCcattcttttctttaataaaacGAGAACTAACAGTCAATTCAAATGTTTGACCACAATCAACACAATCATCTTGTTCACCAAATTTTCTCATATTTGCATTACCcaaatcatcttcatcctCACTGAAATTAGGATCACCATCATTATCACTACTACTGCTGTCGTCATCACTACTATTATTGGGATCATGACGGTGTCGATTCTGACGGGTTGAACCGCGTCTTGATGCTCgcaattttcttttagcAGCACGTCTCATTTCTCtgatttcatcatcatcctcGTCCTCTTGTACTGAAATACTTGCTGATCGACGTGAACCTCGCAGTGTTGCTTCCGGTGTTACTTCCACGCTTGGTGTAAATTGCTCTTgttcattaatatcattatcgTTCTCGTTATCgttatcattattagtaACTATCTCTTGTTCGCGTTGTCTACGTTGTCTAAACGCGTCAGTAATACCTTCATTACGTAAAAACTCAGTTAAGGCAGAGTTAGGACCTTTAACACCACTTTGGGAATTTGAACCTGGTTTAGATCTTTGTCTTCTAGccataattattttttttggttgcaAAGGTTATTGGttggagaaaaaaaaaaaaaagaactgTTGATAAATGGCCACCACTAAAATTTAATATGGGAGTCCATCTTTTGTAAAGGGGCTGCTCTCCAAAAAtgattgtatttttttttttcagtcCAAAGTACACGCAAAAAATGGTAATTCTTAGGGGAAATTGATTTACCCAAAGTACACGAACATACCATAAATATTTGCCACCATCTTCGAAAgagttgatattgtttaacTATAGGATTAAGGATTAGATGCTgtataaatatttgatcGATTAGCCACCAAGACTACGCTACtagttgattttttttttgggggtTGCCGTTCTACTCTGTGTACAGGCTAAAGTAAGATGTCGAGAGGCTGCAACGAGATGTTTTTGGGGGACTACTACCATAGATGGCGCTATCTTCGTTCTATCAGtaccagcaccagcaccagcagcacctatttcatttttttcttccgGTCGAGGGGCAGCctcaacaagaaaaaaaaatttcaaggACAACccaaaaggaaaaaaaaaaaaaaaaaacaagtcTATTGATACATCCCATCAATCAAAACTCCATTAATAAAGTCTTGATAAATAGTTAATAACTATATAGAGACACacccacaacaacaaacaaaaaggGGGATTCaccaaaaaacaaatcatgcaaattgttttcaaagATTTCAAGAAACAAACTGTGACACTTGATGTGGAATTGACTGATTCAGTATGTATATTAAGGTCTATAAACTGATCCTTACTTCATTAGGCTATAATTTGATCTGGGAGAGTCCAAGACATATTCTGAATTGAGTATTAGACATTCAACCCTTTTATTGTCGAGATTATTGTCTTTTTATggttaatgaattattacaaaaaaaaaaaaaacaaacaagaatACTAacatgatgatgatgatgatt encodes:
- a CDS encoding spliceosomal U1 snRNP protein, putative (yeast specific; no metozoan counterpart), yielding MHHFYKHNHPCIHSLQLTSNMTTDDNNIEYVNPYSLAESTNSDLISILDPNGSTTSIIKPQLNYQIPIFKSIDVSNLIDLNNTKIQTKTNETRINKTKKSNDDENTNNTLSFKDDDNNNGGNIVEGIDDIVEDVKLYVSIDKLKPENFQNQLTTIIINRFPNNLKINLIEQLLKMLMNSKPFVWSFINHELIDLKLIFIKFDQLIDLKWFLLTYNNYISQLIPKVSIITNDKVDEYLNNNKDTSLMHVEPSKITDNLKAKISLIINNPINYTKGKKNSGTEDLDQVLDSYSNYKVDNNDLIDIPNNMKENIIKDIIKFRSRMLLIEKEQQKKEIEMERIKTKNKLKELFEGIKETSENSPDGITTTGTTSKTGAGFKIPHKVSYRDEYGDMNDKEYEEFIANEERNKLNDEYIKKLKSFQNNQHDEYIKLTNKLRSLQNYESDLIDNKLKYIDNLKNYQTNGLAHLYIHNYSDYLRMRSQKRSLEETKDAEDVKQELEEIKKNGGEVAAKTKSSTATAAASESTTTTTTTGATVEPSKSTSNTTADEPVHKKSKPSKEIIIVELSSSIKQSLQEKIIELVENSLGIKDEFLIQVINENLETFNLNNKQELIDELIQVLDEDAESLVNELWEYIETIV
- a CDS encoding U1 snRNP protein, putative (Similar to S. cerevisiae PRP39;~In S. cerevisiae: U1 snRNP protein involved in splicing, contains multiple tetriatricopeptide repeats.) — protein: MSVTNLPKDLESQTITLFSKSSAISKLQQEVNSNPNNLQKWNQLFTELNKLIDTSTTDTDNDELKKDIHNSYKALLSRFPYLTEYWKKWQSVESKLNGEETSQDILRMAVENYPNSISLWCQYLTSILINGKDKTDTAELFRNLYKQALIHNGYDFNSHPIWNMAIEFETKQSKQSKELLELYLRVIKIPLYQYAQCYNQFSEINKQFDIQQIITSSDQLNQYVKEFGKNQLEDLSLLERHQIIDDFTASIFSNTQKRVNKNWQFESLLETQEFTLKVGSDNSNIAKEKQIWINYLQQEIDTYWTDPNKDDQFELVCNLFHRCLIPNCYDSEIWLKYLEFISNSNLPKQEKFDKQQEIYININAKLIPLDNNETRLKYVELLIDHEKNQEANEYLFNWMKLFSGGSKKYYKSSYLQITKELFSLWIKLLDHREFIIIAESMINKYFNIHEKQQKKDKDEVNTKTTPNTEQNPNLSKLELTESLITSVISFLNDESICILTVLYLQQLQLQQQEQQQSETIKIRKFFNKFNHEKCFKTSIQFWKFYFQFELSNNHWKNLKSLINHIKFNTQLPKIIIDSFIEWMNEISNDNLINFLKLNDGRSDETIIMKDLEISNSIFYNKTTIKRHAMKNNYILINNNNNNNNNNNIDKKRNSNGSEEEFLRLTSKQIGHPGIFIDVVPQITNRLMLDNNGIDLTQENLSVPPLPVFKNVEKASQPIKYPSTTTQTR
- a CDS encoding DNA repair protein, putative (Similar to S. cerevisiae RAD7;~In C. albicans: protein similar to S. cerevisiae Rad7p, which is a subunit of the Nucleotide Excision Repair Factor 4; induced under hydroxyurea treatment.;~In S. cerevisiae: protein that recognizes and binds damaged DNA in an ATP-dependent manner (with Rad16p) during nucleotide excision repair; subunit of Nucleotide Excision Repair Factor 4 (NEF4).) translates to MARRQRSKPGSNSQSGVKGPNSALTEFLRNEGITDAFRQRRQREQEIVTNNDNDNENDNDINEQEQFTPSVEVTPEATSRGSRRSASISVQEDEDDDEIREMRRAAKRKLRASRRGSTRQNRHRHDPNNSSDDDSSSSDNDGDPNFSEDEDDLGNANMRKFGEQDDCVDCGQTFELTVSSRFIKEKNGYLCNSCNQLLKARERKAKMNQMNARKKRKRVAQALLNKTDVRIPKLQDVCIKKITENIEDVDVLGDIGQMNMNRISMILSKNRSLNDKTISLFLSPDLKSLQFWDCSNVASDSLNKIASYCPQLESLTLFMCGQFHNDNLQYFASQLTKLTELSLNGPFLISDVMWQDYFEEAGSRLTKFEVRNTHRFGNDSLISLLTNAGRNLTSLKLSRLDGLNAADVYGMIPHFLSPSKLTHLEISYPESEELINDDLIISILSITGDTLVSLNLDGCSDLTEKFLIDGIAQFCPNLTHLSIQNLDQISDEGFAQAFKEYSKVNVGGLLEVYLTKCIGLGDKAIYELLKHSGHTLVELSINSLDLLTKDFLSQVFTEDSHQFKKRLLQQMEESQEKDVEYYNHIKLPLLTYLDSGFVRAIDNELLFLIGESCPQLKIIEVYGDNRCTSKARIRPGLMVIGRQSDEI